A window of the Vespula vulgaris chromosome 6, iyVesVulg1.1, whole genome shotgun sequence genome harbors these coding sequences:
- the LOC127064884 gene encoding cytochrome c oxidase subunit 6B1-like, whose product MVLENDNKNSNKTKDKIILPVKLIDDEKENVSSKPAKERKKITIEVYEDDPCLQGKIYEDPKVEDTKFLSSPGLDPRFQQQNQTLRCYVMYTDFYRCEHILGEGHEACAWFKRVFTSICPNDWINNWDELRTSGRLPWHKYKTQGNFPGDKYGV is encoded by the exons atggtgttagaaaatgataacaaaaattctaataaaaccaaagataaaattatattaccgGTTAAATTGATagatgatgaaaaagaaaatgtttcctCAAAACCGgctaaagaaaggaagaaaataacgatTGAAGTTTACGAAGATGATCCATGTTTACAGGgtaaaatatatgaagatCCTAAAGTTGAAGatacaaaatttctttcttctcctggATTAGATCCAAG gTTTCAACAACAAAATCAAACATTACGATGCTATGTCATGTATACGGATTTTTATCGATGCGAACATATTCTTGGTGAAGGACATGAAGCTTGTGCGTGGTTTAAACGAGTTTTTACTTCTATCTGTCCAAACGACTGGATTAATAATTGGGATGAACTTCGTACAAGTGGGAGATTACCTTGGCATAAATACAAAACTCAAGGCAATTTTCCTGGCGATAAATATGGCGTTTAA
- the LOC127064882 gene encoding uncharacterized protein LOC127064882 produces MASVSSTSEDETTVTKQKQKKALNFNQKNIILNIYQNELNKYPKKSISEIIKTISNITGVSRRSILRIQKQHSIETISFPKKIYHNILNKLNDYDKNKIRQIIHQLFYLNQLPTSENILEVVSNDASLPNFNRSTLYRLLLKNMNFKYEKIGAYSFINDKEEIVLWRRNYLRKIKEFREANKRIYYLDEMTWINEMHVKSKVLKNSKTAYSQNAYLNKQRSKNLENSDKIKQFIICHIGSDNGFVEGALLIFRLEKNKKNHKEMNSTTFEKWFTIILDKLEDNSVIVMDDAPYHSRKIEETPNNYWEISDIKQWLNNKNINFYQDMVKIELLHIVEQYRSTYDITFVIDEIAKLKNIIVLRLPPYHCELNPIEIIWTEVKDYIVKKNIMFRDVDMKESFYEELFCDALNTITEKNWKNCIQLVSNNVENKFWQLDYIIQNIIESSIMNLNDKNNNSESNAESNSEYS; encoded by the exons ATGGCCTCTGTAAGTTCTACATCCGAAGACGAAACAACtgttacaaaacaaaaacagaaaaaggctttgaattttaatcaaaaaaatattattttaaatatttatcaaaatgaaCTGAATAAATATCCAAAAAAATCTATCTCggagataataaaaacaatctcAAATATTACAGGAGTTTCTCGAAG ATCGATCCTTAGAATACAAAAGCAACATTCAATAGAAACAATATCAtttccaaagaaaatatatcataacattttaaataagttaaatgattacgataaaaataagataaggcAAATAATCCATCAGTTATTCTATCTAAATCAATTGCCCAcgagtgaaaatattttagaagtTGTGAGTAACGATGCTTCTTTGCCGAATTTTAATAGGAGCACGCTTTACAGGTtactgttaaaaaatatgaattttaaatatgaaaaaataggagcctatagttttataaacgataaagaagaaatagtttTATGGcgtagaaattatttacgaaaaataaaggaatttAGAGAAGCtaacaaaagaatatattatttggaCGAAATGACGTGGATAAATGAAATGCACGTTAAAAGTAAagtattgaaaaattcaaagaCTGCTTATTCACAGAAtgcatatttaaataaacagcGATCTAAGAATCTAGAAAATtcggataaaataaaacaatttattatctGTCATATTGGTAGCGATAATGGATTCGTTGAGGGTGCCTTGTTAATTTTTAGATtggagaaaaacaagaaaaaccataaagaaatgaattctACTACGTTCGAAAAATGGTTCACTATAATTCTTGATAAACTTGAAGACAATTCCGTTATCGTTATGGACGACGCTCCTTATCACTCtcgaaaaatagaagaaacacCTAACAATTATTGGGAAATATCCGATATTAAACAATggttgaataataaaaatattaacttctATCAGGATATGGTGAAGATTGAATTGTTGCATATTGTAGAACAATACAGATCGACATACGACATTACTTTTGTGATAGACGAAatagcaaaattaaaaaatattattgtacttAGACTACCACCTTATCACTGTGAATTAAATCCGATAGAAATAATATGGACCGAAGTAAAAGATTAcatcgtaaagaaaaatataatgtttcgAGATGTAGACATGAAAGAATCATTTTATGAAGAATTATTTTGTGACGCATTAAACACCATAAccgaaaaaaattggaaaaattgTATTCAATTAGTCTCTAACAATGTTGAAAACAAATTCTGGCaattagattatattattcaaaacATCATTGAATCTTCCATTATGaatttaaatgataagaaCAATAATTCGGAATCGAATGCGGAATCAAATTCTGAATATTCCTAA